Part of the Candidatus Acidiferrales bacterium genome is shown below.
AGCTCGGAATATTAATAGAAGAAGAAAGCGTACCAATTCCTGATGATGTTCGCGGCGCGTGTGAAATCCTGGGACTCGATCCGTTGTATATTGCGAACGAAGGAAAGCTCCTCGCATTCGTCTCGCCGAAGGAGTCTGCGAAGGTCTTATCGGCTATGCGAGAGCATCCACTCGGCAAGCATTCTGCAATAATCGGAGAAGTCGTGGATGAACACCATGGCACGGTCGTCATGAAAAGCAGGATCGGCGGGACGCGCGTCGTCGATATGCTGACCGGGGAACAGCTGCCGAGAATCTGCTGAAGATAAGGTCCTGACCAAAATTCCTATTCATTTTTCTGCTTCCTTTCATTATCTTAATCATTGTTTTCTTATGACAGTTATTGCTGCAAACGATCGTGATTAACGAACAAGGTGGTAGAAGATGAAAGGGATTAGATTTTTTTATAGCTCATTGTTTACCTTTTTTTTAATGACAGCTGTGGGATTTTCCCAGGGGATGGCGAATGGCGATTTCCTCACTCATGCCATCGACTCAAGCGTCAATCCGGCAGCCGATTTCTTCAAATTTGCGACAGGCACATGGATGAAAAACAATCCGATTCCGCCGACTGAACGCGCGTGGGGAATCGGTAACCTTGTCCAGGAAGAAACATACGCAAGGCTGAAGAGTATATTGCAGGACGCGCAGGCTTCCAATGCCTCGAAGGGAAGCAACGAACAGAAGGTCGGCGATTTTTACTTCACAGGCATGGATTCCACAACGATTGACAGCCAGGGAATAGCCCCGCTTCGACCGGAATTGGATAGGATCGACTCCATAAAAAATAAGAAAGACTTATACGATGTCGTTGCACTTCTTCAGCGTGAAGGCGTGAATGTAATGTATGGTTTGTTTATCGATCAGGATCAGATGAAGAGCGATGCTTATGCGATGTACCTGTGGCAGGGTGGACTTGGCCTGCCCAACAGGGAATATTATTTCAGAAACGATGAACGTACCAAAAGAATTAGAGACGAATACAAGAAACACGTGGCGAAAATGCTTGAGCTGGTTGGCGAAGATTCGATTACTTCAACCGCCAACGCAAACGATATCTATCAAATTGAAGTATTTCTCGCCGATTCGTCGAGGAAATTGGAGGATCTGAGAGATCCTTACGCAAATTATAATAAGATGTCGATGACAAATTTGAACCATGAAAATTCTGATATCGACTGGACTGAAATCTTCGCGGATGAAGATGTGAAGGGTCAGGATTCGGTTATCGTAGGCCAGCCCGAATTTTTCCACGAGCTCGATGTGGCAGTGAACAAATTCAGCATTGCTGAGTGGAAGGAATATCTGAGATGGCATCTCGTAAATACTTTCGCGGACAGGCTCAGCAGTCCGATTGAGGTTGAGAATTTTCATTTCAAAGGGACGATCATGGCCGGCGTTAAGGAGCAGAGGCCGAGATGGAAACGGGTCCAGGATGCGACGGAGAGTGCCATGGGCGAGCTGCTTGGACAGGTCTATGTCAAAAAGTATTACTCTGCTGAAACTAAGAAGCGTTACGAGAGTCTTGTCAACAATATGATCTCTGCCTTCGCAGAGCGAATAAAGAACCTTGATTGGATGAGCGATTCAACAAAGCAAAAGGCGCTTTACAAGTTGAGCAAGTTGACAAAGAAAGTCGGTTACCCGGACAAGTGGAAAGATTTTTCAAAGTTGTCTGTCGATAAAGGCTCTTATGTCAGGAACACCATAAATGCAAATATTTTCTGGTTCGACAGAGACGCGAACAAATTAGGGAAACCCGTCGACCGATCGGAATGGGACATGACGCCGCAAACGTATAACGCCTATTACAATCCTTCGAATAATGAGATCGTGCTTCCTGCCGCGATTTTCATAATACCGGGCGTTCCGGATTCGCTCATCGATGATGCGGTCGTTTATTCGTATGCAGGCGCGTCCACTATTGGACATGAGATGACCCATGGCTTCGACGATGAGGGGAGACAGTATGATGCCCAGGGAAATCTGAGAGACTGGTGGACAAAGGGGGACGCAGAAAAATTCCAAGCGAAGACGAAGTTGATGGTTGATCAATTTGACGATTACATTGTTCTTGACAGCATGCACATAAACGGGAAGGCGACGCTCGGTGAAAATATTGCCGATCTTGGCGGACTTGTAATAGGTTACGATGCGTTCAGGCAAACAGAAGAATATAAAGAAGGGAAGCCCGTTAATGGACTGACCCCTTCACAAAGGTTCTGGATGGGTTACGCATACTCGTGGCTTGGTCATGCAAGACCGGAAGCGTTGGCGCAGCAAGTTTTGACGGACGTTCACTCTCCGAATTTCTTGCGTGTGAACGGACCACTGAGCGACATTCCAGAATTTTACAAAGCATTTGGAGTCAAAGACGGCCAGCCGATGTGGAGAGCTCCGGACAGGAGGGTTAAGATCTGGTGAGAGATGGTCGAGAGCGAAAAAGATCCCAAACTTATTGCACTGCAATTTAATAATTGCATAAGTAATCGTGACGTCAAGGGGCTTGGTCTGCTCATGACTGAAGATCACGCTTTCATCGACCGCGATAATAATGTGTCCAGAAGCAGAGAAAAGATGCTGAATGCATGGTCAAAATTTTTCGACATGTTTCCAAAGTACAGAAATACTTTTGAGCGCATCGAATCCAGGCACAACTGCGCGATCATGCTGGGATTTGCCTGTTGGTCTGAAGAGAATCAACATGATCCGGCAATTTGGACCGCCACGATCGCAGACGGCCTCGTGGCGGAGTGGCGCATCTATCATGACACGGAAGAAAACAGGAAGAAATTCGGACTTAGTTGAATGTATTCACGGAAGAGAGTGGAAGTCTACTTAAGCCTGACGAAAAAGGAGATAAATTTCTTCGGCCAATTTAAGAAGCCATACGACATTCAAATATTTCTAAATGAAATCCCGTACGACGCTAAGCCTGGTACAAGTTCACCGAGCGGAGTCATTCGCGAGAGGAAGGCAAATTGTTTTGAAGGGGCGTTATTCGGCGCGGCAGCCTTAAGAATGCTTGGACACAAACCGCTGATCGTCGACATGATAGCTGACAACGATGACGATCACGTAGTTGCAGTCTTCAAGTACGACAACTTTTATGGTGCGATTGCTAAGTCTAATACTACGATCCTGCGATTTCGTGAACCTGTCTACCGTACTTTAAGAGAACTTGTGATGTCATATTTCGATTTCTACATAAATACCATCGGTGAGAAGACATTGCGGAGTTATTCTAATCCGGTCGACCTGTCGAGATTTGACAACCGAAATTGGATGACGACTGAAGAGAATCTTGATTTTATCGGTGATTATTTGAGCGGCATAAGGCATAACAAAATCTTAACTGCGAGACAAATTCGCAGCTTGAGCCGGGCAGATGCCGGTCTTGTTAAGCTTTGTTTCAGCAACGCTGTCGAAGAAGGAGTTTATAAACCTGAGGAGAAATAGCGAGATGGCATAGAAGCTTGATCAAAGAGATCGCAATGTTGGTTGATTATTTCGAGGGGCGCCATTAAATTTCTCCATATCGGTTCAGGGATTCTGGAAAAACATCGAGTTGAGTGCAATGATATCTTTGGAAGAAATCATATAGAGCACTTAATATCTAACAAATGGAGGATGCATGGGTAAGTTGAAAATTTCGATCTTGATTCTTTCCGGGTTTGCGATAATGATGTTATCCGGGTGCAGCAAGAATAATACCGCAACGGGACCGCACGACCAGCAAACCGCGAAGCAGCGAGTCGACCAGGCTAACCAAATTTTCATACCAAAATTGGCCGAGATGGTTATATCGAACGGCCAGGACACGGCGAGCTTTAATATGTCTGCGGCAACATCATTGTACCAGGAAGCCTTGAACGCCGATCCGGACAACCTCGACGCCAACTTCGGTATGGCCGCCACGGAGTTCTTTACAATCTTTTCAAATCCGTCCATCAGGACCGTTATCGGAGGGAATCCGGCATTGTCGCCTGCACCGTCGTCTGCGTTCAGCAAAAAGGGAGCAATTACCGGCCTGAGCAGTTCGATTCTCTCCCGCTCGAAATCGATGATCGCGCTTCTTAGAGATCCTCTCTTTCCTCTTCGAATCTATAAGAGCCTCAGTGCCGGAGATACTACTGTCGCACTCAGCGATTATCAGGGAATCATCGAGACGGTCGTTCTGCCGGCGCTCTCGGATGCGATCACTCATCTGAATGTAGTGGTTCAGCACTCGGACTATATTTTCTACATCCCGCCTCAACAACTCGGTGAAAATTCTGGAGACTCAATACGAATTGGACTCACAGAGATATATGCTCTACTTGCGACGTGCCAGATTGTCGACGCGACAGGTTCGCTTCTCGTTTCATACAACGTCGATTACGATGCTACCGATTCGTCCGCCGTCGACCAGGCATGGCAAACCAATTCAGCCTTTCTTGCGTTACGCACAAACGGAGCGCAGAGGATGAAAGATGTGAAGACCAACATTATCGGCGCTGCCAACAGCATTCAGAACGGCATCACATTCCTCATTCAGCATCCAAGCAACGGGATAATAATATATCGAACTGAAGATGGCCCGGAATTAACCGACATAAAGAACGCGATGGACTCCGTGAAGCAGTTCCTGTCCGGCCCTGTCACGGTCTCTGGAGATTTCAATAATACCGGTGTGCAGACCACTCTGACGATAAACTTAGGGAAACTTTTTGATAACGCGATTCCAAACTTCAAACAGAAGCTTCCATCTTACACGGTAGGCGTTCAAAAAGATGGAGATGCCTATGATGCTATCCTTACTTGGCAGGCGGCATCTTTTTCGACATGGACATTCCCGGATCCTACATTCAATGGAATTTTCCCGGGAATTACAACCGATGCGCAGTTCAAGCAGGCATTCGGAATCACCGCCGCGTCCTGGATGCCATACGTGATTATTTCGGCCAACTAGTCGTATTCGACTTAGTCGCTGACCCAGCAAAGTGTGTAGAGTATCTATTGTTGTGGTGGCAATACTTTTCGGCTGCCGCGTTGCCACTGCCCAGGATATACTAAGTCTCCTGCTCTCGGGAGATGCGCGGTCCAGGTCAATCGGAGGAAATCCTTTTTCATCTCTGGATGAAGGGAATCTCTTATCATCAGAAAGCACGGGGTACGTGCACTCCAGCCTGAGGTTTGATTTCAAAGATGATGACATCTACCGCGAAGCCTGCTCTGATGGCACTGAGACTTTGCTTCAGAACATCAACAGGCAGACCGACTTGTCTCTCGCATTGTCAGATGAGCCAATGGGCCCGAGGTTGGGAATCAGCGTCAAATCCTCGGGCTCGTCGGCGATCATGGATCAGTCTCCATCTGAACATGCAAACTATGAGGCGGAGCACAGAACGGTCATGCTGAGTTACGAAACGCCACTCGGAAGTTTGATGCGCGTAGGGGTTGCAGTAGGACGTTCATATAGGAGTCCCCAAAAGTATGCGGCCTACGAAAGCAGGTTTTCGTTTCTTCTCCCGGCGGGGATTCTCCTAAATCTGAAGATGGGAAGCTGGGAACATTCCCAGGCTCTACAGCTTCAAATCTCCGGCACGGACGGCCTTTTGCCGCTGGACTATGCGCAAAGGGGGGCCGATTTCACGCTTCGAGTTCCCGTTGGCGCCCTGTCAGTCTTAGCTACCGGACATGAGGATTTCATTTCGTCGGCGGCAAATTCATCGAGAGCATTTGACACAAGGTTTACACCCGATGGAGTGGACTACGGCTACGGGTTGCATTGTCTCGCTACCATCGGAAACGGCTGGAAGGGACTCTTGTCTCTGACCAGAGCAGTTGTTGAGGGAAACGGTATATTTTGTTCCAGCGACCAGACCTACGGTAAGCTTGACGAGTTTGGTTTTGAAAACACTGTTGCTCAGGGAGCCGTTCAATCCGTCGGTTCATCGGGTGGACTCATCGAAGCTGATGTCAAATGGCAATCCATACGCGGCAACGTTGAGGGCTACGCCGAAGACTGGCCCTTCGTAAGCATATTTGATTCCCCCATTCCTGTTCGCGAGAATGTGCAGGCTTCAGGTGGAATAGACATAATGCAGATGCATGTCGGTGGGGAGACATCAGTGAGCAGGCTGCTCAGATGTGCTTTCGGGGCGAGTATCCTTAGAGCAAGGCCTGATTTTAAGCTGGAATCCTGGGAATCCAAGTACATCGTGTTCGGCGTGAGAGGCTACAAAGAGAGAGGCATCTCTGTAAACCTGATCGATGCTGCGATCTTGTCAGCGGGCGTGCAAATGAAGTTATGGCCCTTTATTGTCGGTTACTCATTCACACAATTTGTCCCCATATACATTGGTCGGTCAAGTTCAACAGGCGAAGGTTCTGTTTCTTCCTCACTGTCAGGGCAAGGCCATGCCAGCGGCGGCCAATTCCATCGTCTCACCATCGAGTACGAGTTCTGACCGGCAATCCGTTTCGCTGCGACTTGCAGAAAGCAATCACGTGTGTAAGAATCTATGGTGAACTATTCGGGGGAAATGATTATATTAATTTAATAAATAAACACCTTCCCGTCGTAAAAAGACAAACGACCGGGGGTGTTCAGAGGCCGGGATTTGGTCTTCTAATCGAATGTCCCCATCCAGTTCATCCTTGACGGAGTTCATCTTCCCCGCAATTTTATCATAACATAAGAAAGGTTTAAATGAAATCAGCATCTTTTGTGCTGGG
Proteins encoded:
- a CDS encoding AIR synthase-related protein, whose translation is LGILIEEESVPIPDDVRGACEILGLDPLYIANEGKLLAFVSPKESAKVLSAMREHPLGKHSAIIGEVVDEHHGTVVMKSRIGGTRVVDMLTGEQLPRIC
- a CDS encoding M13 family metallopeptidase — its product is MKGIRFFYSSLFTFFLMTAVGFSQGMANGDFLTHAIDSSVNPAADFFKFATGTWMKNNPIPPTERAWGIGNLVQEETYARLKSILQDAQASNASKGSNEQKVGDFYFTGMDSTTIDSQGIAPLRPELDRIDSIKNKKDLYDVVALLQREGVNVMYGLFIDQDQMKSDAYAMYLWQGGLGLPNREYYFRNDERTKRIRDEYKKHVAKMLELVGEDSITSTANANDIYQIEVFLADSSRKLEDLRDPYANYNKMSMTNLNHENSDIDWTEIFADEDVKGQDSVIVGQPEFFHELDVAVNKFSIAEWKEYLRWHLVNTFADRLSSPIEVENFHFKGTIMAGVKEQRPRWKRVQDATESAMGELLGQVYVKKYYSAETKKRYESLVNNMISAFAERIKNLDWMSDSTKQKALYKLSKLTKKVGYPDKWKDFSKLSVDKGSYVRNTINANIFWFDRDANKLGKPVDRSEWDMTPQTYNAYYNPSNNEIVLPAAIFIIPGVPDSLIDDAVVYSYAGASTIGHEMTHGFDDEGRQYDAQGNLRDWWTKGDAEKFQAKTKLMVDQFDDYIVLDSMHINGKATLGENIADLGGLVIGYDAFRQTEEYKEGKPVNGLTPSQRFWMGYAYSWLGHARPEALAQQVLTDVHSPNFLRVNGPLSDIPEFYKAFGVKDGQPMWRAPDRRVKIW